A section of the Roseivirga sp. BDSF3-8 genome encodes:
- a CDS encoding reprolysin-like metallopeptidase has protein sequence MKKILLLSLLFCTSAFFLPTAFSQSTGNSLWSPSSQTYQRAHTTEASLRHMSLNVDAFKSLLLTKASTLTVPSPNGGYMSFIIKENSVMARDLAKRYPNLKAFSGYDTSDPRNRIRLDFDGYQTHIAVSTPEGAFMVDPKGLGNQYIIYNEGRDPQTATREGGCTSLAGSQPIKKDMAAADAYLSWESQAVQSSGGAYLKEFRLALAATGEYTQLRGSKEDALAAMVTTVNRANLVLERDLGIRFVLSSETDRLIYTDPATDPFPDTPSDESEWLSQAQQAIDDSLGSSAYDLGHVLTLGGGGAAFTGTVCREGEKAMGRSGQRYAPGHSADIYTFLHETGHQLGGTHTFNGDEMECNTSHFAPTAWEPGSGTTLMSYAYFCGSQRLETDGSLLVNYFHGGTIEQINQVTEAACPRMVPVDNSAPQANLPAEMEGRILPKGTPFVLRGSHYDPDGDRVTYTWEQMDTGPQGAPDNVEGSAPLFRSLPPSGEAHREFPRMEGLLSGTPGAGEMLPGYGRDLSFRLTVRDGAGAQGWADLTMSISDTIGPLAFTYPARGTVLAPGSEATLTWLVNDTDKAPVNLTELNLLFSADDGNTWDILTFFTPNDGEQGIMVPDVSTRSARLKLESTDGVVYTLSERFAIESTGPDPCETIAATTGKVYVEEWHNRSGSTIPSTLPFEGDTYVSLPDTFGSLDLMEAPRNSGDYYLRRMRAAFCAPQPGDYTFYIYGDDQCRLYIYPQDDPAERQQLAAVDTYAFFREWNRHASQQSAPVSLEQGTVYVLEAVHKDNKGQDHVGVGWRLPDGQSELPIPASRLSPVIPNPATATPALRQVCENNQTTWYLDNPGSEVLVRWQADEAEQTLMAGPGSTNLPETDAYQVTVSWLNEAGLKQTAQQARGCASETTEQPAILAEIWENVSGTTVDKIPVNTAASRMIELSELKSDDLGSTYGERIRVLFHPSTSGIYRFMIAGDDESVLYLSADDQAAGRQEVARVSTWSLAGEFTRYPEQISQEVYLTQGASYYLEVLHKENYGGGHVQVGMENMDTGEKYASIPSSMLSGYNSGQSKLMATAPAGQEAEAFHTAGQVSLDAYPNPSEGIITIRTVSGNMPDGWVTVMDASGREVTELAYTGSPVQIDLSDRRPGLYLLRLRAGDQTWTERILIR, from the coding sequence ATGAAAAAAATATTACTCCTGTCCCTGCTTTTTTGCACCAGTGCATTTTTTCTCCCTACCGCCTTTAGTCAATCTACCGGCAACTCCTTATGGTCACCATCCTCTCAGACTTATCAGCGCGCCCACACTACTGAAGCCTCACTCCGGCACATGTCGCTGAATGTAGACGCATTCAAAAGCCTACTCCTGACAAAAGCCTCGACCCTGACTGTCCCCTCTCCTAATGGGGGTTACATGTCATTTATTATTAAGGAAAATAGCGTGATGGCGCGGGACCTGGCAAAAAGATACCCGAACCTGAAGGCTTTTTCAGGCTATGATACTTCCGATCCGCGCAACAGGATAAGGCTGGACTTTGATGGCTATCAGACTCATATCGCTGTTTCTACCCCGGAAGGGGCTTTTATGGTAGACCCCAAAGGCCTGGGGAATCAATACATTATATATAATGAGGGCCGGGACCCGCAGACAGCCACTCGTGAAGGAGGCTGTACCAGCCTGGCCGGTTCCCAACCGATAAAAAAAGACATGGCAGCAGCAGATGCTTACCTCTCTTGGGAAAGCCAGGCCGTGCAGAGTTCCGGCGGAGCGTACCTGAAGGAGTTTCGGCTGGCCCTGGCGGCTACCGGCGAATATACTCAGCTCAGGGGAAGTAAAGAGGATGCGCTGGCCGCTATGGTAACTACGGTAAACCGGGCCAACCTGGTATTGGAAAGGGACTTGGGCATTCGCTTTGTACTAAGCAGCGAAACTGACCGGCTGATCTATACGGACCCGGCGACCGATCCTTTTCCTGATACCCCCTCGGACGAAAGCGAATGGCTATCACAGGCACAGCAGGCTATAGATGACAGCCTTGGTAGTTCTGCCTATGACCTTGGCCATGTGCTAACGCTTGGCGGTGGCGGAGCGGCTTTTACGGGCACGGTATGCCGTGAAGGGGAAAAAGCCATGGGCCGAAGTGGCCAGCGCTACGCTCCGGGTCACTCTGCTGACATATACACTTTCCTGCACGAAACCGGGCACCAGCTTGGCGGTACGCATACTTTTAACGGGGATGAAATGGAATGTAACACCAGTCACTTTGCTCCTACCGCGTGGGAGCCGGGCAGTGGTACCACCCTTATGTCATACGCTTACTTTTGTGGCAGCCAGCGGCTGGAAACTGACGGCAGCCTGCTGGTGAATTACTTTCACGGTGGCACGATAGAACAGATAAACCAGGTAACGGAAGCCGCCTGCCCCAGAATGGTACCGGTGGACAACAGTGCTCCTCAGGCCAATCTTCCTGCAGAGATGGAAGGAAGAATATTACCAAAAGGCACTCCTTTTGTGCTGAGGGGCAGTCACTATGATCCTGACGGCGACCGGGTAACTTATACATGGGAGCAGATGGATACGGGGCCACAGGGCGCTCCTGACAATGTGGAAGGGAGTGCGCCTCTCTTCAGAAGTTTGCCTCCCTCCGGTGAGGCACACAGGGAATTTCCCCGTATGGAAGGTTTGCTTTCCGGTACGCCCGGGGCAGGGGAAATGCTACCCGGCTACGGCCGCGATCTGTCATTCCGCCTCACTGTGCGTGACGGTGCAGGTGCACAAGGCTGGGCAGACCTCACTATGAGCATATCTGATACAATAGGCCCGCTGGCATTTACCTACCCTGCCAGGGGGACAGTATTGGCACCCGGCAGCGAAGCTACCCTTACCTGGCTGGTTAATGATACGGACAAAGCTCCTGTAAATCTCACAGAACTGAACCTGCTCTTTAGTGCAGACGACGGCAATACATGGGACATCCTCACCTTCTTCACACCCAATGACGGGGAGCAGGGCATTATGGTACCTGATGTGAGCACCCGGTCTGCCAGACTGAAACTTGAAAGTACTGATGGGGTAGTGTATACGCTGAGCGAGCGCTTTGCCATCGAAAGCACAGGCCCTGATCCATGCGAAACCATTGCAGCCACTACCGGAAAGGTGTATGTGGAAGAGTGGCATAACCGCTCGGGAAGCACTATCCCCTCCACACTGCCATTTGAGGGTGACACGTACGTGAGCCTGCCCGATACGTTCGGCAGCCTGGACCTGATGGAGGCTCCGCGTAACTCAGGGGACTATTACCTGCGCAGGATGCGGGCGGCTTTCTGTGCCCCGCAGCCTGGTGACTATACCTTTTATATATATGGTGATGACCAATGCCGCCTGTACATATACCCGCAGGATGATCCTGCCGAGAGGCAGCAACTGGCCGCTGTGGATACGTATGCTTTCTTCAGAGAGTGGAACAGGCACGCCTCACAGCAAAGTGCGCCGGTGAGCCTGGAGCAGGGCACGGTATACGTACTGGAGGCGGTACATAAGGACAATAAGGGCCAGGACCATGTGGGGGTGGGCTGGAGACTGCCCGATGGCCAGTCTGAGCTACCCATACCGGCCAGCCGGCTGAGCCCTGTAATTCCTAACCCCGCTACGGCTACCCCTGCCCTTCGCCAGGTGTGCGAAAACAACCAGACTACCTGGTACCTGGACAATCCCGGTTCTGAGGTACTGGTGCGCTGGCAGGCTGACGAAGCGGAGCAAACGCTGATGGCCGGACCGGGCAGCACCAACCTACCGGAAACAGATGCCTACCAGGTGACTGTATCATGGCTTAATGAAGCCGGACTTAAACAAACCGCACAGCAAGCCAGGGGATGTGCCTCAGAAACCACGGAACAGCCTGCCATCCTTGCTGAAATATGGGAGAACGTATCGGGCACCACTGTGGATAAGATTCCTGTGAATACTGCGGCCAGCCGGATGATAGAACTATCCGAACTGAAGTCGGATGATCTGGGGAGTACTTATGGCGAGCGGATCAGGGTATTATTTCACCCCTCCACATCGGGCATCTATCGCTTCATGATCGCAGGTGATGATGAGTCTGTACTATACCTTTCTGCGGACGACCAGGCTGCGGGCAGGCAGGAGGTTGCCCGGGTAAGTACGTGGTCACTTGCAGGGGAATTTACCCGCTACCCTGAGCAGATATCACAGGAAGTATACCTTACGCAGGGAGCCTCTTACTACCTGGAGGTGCTTCATAAGGAGAATTATGGCGGCGGCCATGTGCAGGTAGGTATGGAAAATATGGATACCGGGGAAAAGTATGCCTCTATACCCTCCTCGATGCTATCCGGCTATAATTCGGGCCAGAGCAAGCTGATGGCGACTGCTCCTGCGGGTCAGGAAGCTGAAGCCTTCCACACTGCCGGGCAGGTATCCCTGGATGCTTATCCTAACCCTTCTGAGGGGATCATAACGATCAGAACTGTCTCGGGAAATATGCCTGATGGCTGGGTAACTGTGATGGACGCCAGCGGCCGCGAGGTTACCGAACTCGCATATACCGGCTCTCCTGTACAGATAGACCTGAGTGATAGGCGCCCCGGTCTGTACCTTCTCAGGTTACGGGCCGGTGACCAGACATGGACGGAAAGAATCCTGATCCGGTAG
- a CDS encoding murein L,D-transpeptidase catalytic domain family protein, whose translation MIKTLNGFKSGLRILFVCMLVGVMPAFATGGSGEESGNAVVTAVSSADAEIEAINSRFEALYTSIDGAKPSPEVFRKAVVGFYNLELKNRLDKDRKIITIADFSKSANEKRLWVIDLTNKKTLFNTYVAHGRNTGNVFAKTFSNTVNSNMSSLGFYVTAETYHGKHGLSLRLDGQEKGINDNARRRAIVMHGADYVSEAFIKRVGRLGRSFGCPSIPMALRDDIIKTIADKTCLFIYYPDKDYESGSNLFDYTGLLTSL comes from the coding sequence ATGATCAAAACACTAAACGGATTTAAGTCAGGGTTGAGAATTTTATTTGTGTGTATGTTGGTGGGTGTCATGCCCGCTTTTGCCACCGGAGGCTCCGGCGAAGAGTCCGGAAATGCCGTGGTCACCGCTGTGTCCTCAGCAGATGCAGAGATAGAGGCTATTAACAGCCGCTTCGAAGCACTCTATACAAGCATAGATGGTGCGAAGCCTTCCCCCGAAGTGTTCAGAAAAGCCGTCGTAGGCTTTTATAACCTGGAGCTGAAAAATCGCCTGGATAAAGACAGAAAGATCATTACCATCGCCGATTTTTCTAAGAGTGCTAATGAAAAAAGGCTCTGGGTAATCGACCTTACTAATAAGAAAACCCTCTTTAATACCTATGTCGCCCATGGCCGCAATACAGGTAATGTATTTGCCAAGACCTTCAGCAATACCGTAAACAGTAACATGAGCAGCCTCGGCTTTTATGTTACGGCGGAGACATATCATGGAAAACATGGCCTCTCACTAAGGCTGGATGGTCAGGAAAAAGGCATTAATGACAACGCCCGCCGTCGGGCCATCGTCATGCACGGTGCCGATTACGTAAGTGAGGCTTTCATTAAGCGCGTAGGCAGACTCGGCCGCAGTTTCGGGTGCCCTTCCATCCCCATGGCACTACGTGACGACATCATAAAGACTATAGCAGATAAGACCTGCCTCTTTATCTACTATCCTGATAAGGATTATGAGAGCGGCAGCAACCTTTTCGATTACACAGGACTGCTTACCTCGCTGTAA
- a CDS encoding NuoM family protein — translation MGLLSLIIGFPLLGALVVLLIPSRFWRAYRIIAIATTSIQLVLSLALLAGYQTGQAAPAGVDDVQAFQAVEKAEWFTLSLGSLGRLSVDYFVGADGLNLPLVVLSALILLIGAVSSWKIDKLRKGYFALYLLLSSTIMGCFLALDFFLFYLFFEFMLLPMYFLIGLWGGPRREYASIKFFLYTLAGSLFILVVMVGLYLSAIDPVKTAQLAGLGEGVATVQEHISLGQDEGGLPAETLVHTFNMVQMTDADNFLPGKVLSPGTDKELWGVSLRLLAFLALFIGFAVKLPAVPVHTWLPDAHVEAPTPVSVLLAGLLLKIGGYGFIRTAWLIFPEGAIHYAWYIGLLGVITILYGALNALAQKDIKKLVAYSSVSHMGFVLLGLASMTTEGITGALYMMVSHGLISPLLFLVAGVIYDRTHDRIIDHYSGLASRMPYFTAFAVVACFASLGLPGFSGFVSELLVFLGSFRATTGSDALLSAWIPLLGTLGLVLSAAYYLWTLQRMFFGPFHLYDKQWKIPDLTAREWLMMTPLAVGALLLGIFPDLLIDYMDHSIVRFQEVVMENGLENLSILNGER, via the coding sequence ATGGGCCTTTTATCGCTGATTATTGGCTTTCCGTTATTAGGTGCATTGGTCGTCCTGCTCATCCCGTCGCGGTTTTGGCGGGCATACAGGATCATCGCCATTGCCACCACCTCCATCCAGCTAGTACTTAGCCTGGCCTTGTTGGCCGGCTACCAGACCGGCCAGGCTGCTCCTGCCGGTGTGGATGACGTGCAAGCCTTTCAGGCTGTGGAGAAAGCTGAGTGGTTTACCCTGAGTCTCGGCTCCCTGGGTCGCCTTTCCGTAGACTATTTTGTAGGGGCCGACGGCCTCAATCTCCCTCTTGTAGTACTTTCAGCCCTTATCCTTCTTATAGGTGCCGTCAGTTCATGGAAGATAGATAAGCTCCGCAAAGGTTACTTTGCCCTTTACCTTCTGCTCAGCAGCACCATTATGGGCTGTTTTCTTGCCCTCGACTTCTTCCTGTTCTACCTCTTTTTCGAGTTCATGCTGCTGCCCATGTACTTCCTTATCGGCCTTTGGGGCGGACCGCGGAGAGAGTATGCCAGTATCAAGTTCTTCCTTTATACCCTTGCCGGCTCTCTTTTTATCCTCGTGGTAATGGTAGGCTTATACCTGTCAGCCATTGATCCGGTCAAGACCGCCCAACTGGCTGGTTTAGGAGAAGGCGTGGCCACCGTGCAGGAACACATCAGCCTTGGACAAGATGAAGGCGGGCTACCCGCCGAGACCCTCGTGCACACATTCAACATGGTGCAGATGACAGACGCCGACAACTTCCTCCCCGGTAAGGTACTGTCTCCCGGTACCGATAAGGAACTTTGGGGCGTTTCGCTCAGGCTCCTTGCCTTCCTTGCCCTGTTTATTGGGTTTGCCGTCAAGCTACCAGCCGTGCCCGTACATACCTGGCTGCCCGATGCCCACGTTGAGGCCCCCACGCCCGTGTCAGTCCTGCTGGCCGGTCTCCTGCTTAAGATTGGTGGCTATGGCTTCATCCGTACCGCCTGGCTCATATTTCCCGAAGGTGCCATACACTACGCCTGGTACATTGGCCTGCTCGGCGTCATCACCATTTTATACGGCGCCCTCAATGCCCTTGCACAGAAAGACATTAAGAAACTCGTGGCCTACTCCTCCGTAAGCCACATGGGCTTTGTCCTGCTCGGCCTTGCCTCCATGACCACCGAAGGCATCACCGGTGCACTCTACATGATGGTAAGCCACGGCCTTATCTCACCGCTGCTCTTTCTGGTAGCCGGCGTTATTTACGACCGCACCCACGACCGTATTATAGACCACTATAGCGGCCTGGCCTCCCGCATGCCCTACTTTACCGCCTTTGCCGTAGTCGCCTGTTTTGCCAGCCTTGGCCTGCCCGGCTTCTCCGGCTTTGTTTCAGAGCTGCTCGTATTCCTCGGCTCATTCAGAGCCACTACCGGCAGCGATGCCCTGCTTAGTGCCTGGATTCCCCTGCTCGGTACCCTCGGCCTTGTGCTCTCCGCTGCTTACTACCTGTGGACGCTACAGCGCATGTTCTTCGGCCCTTTTCATCTTTATGATAAGCAATGGAAGATACCCGACCTCACCGCCCGCGAGTGGCTCATGATGACACCGCTGGCAGTAGGTGCCCTGCTACTTGGCATCTTCCCTGATCTGCTCATCGATTACATGGACCATTCTATTGTGCGCTTTCAGGAAGTAGTGATGGAGAATGGCCTGGAGAATCTTAGCATACTAAATGGTGAGCGCTGA
- a CDS encoding NADH-quinone oxidoreductase subunit N yields the protein MQHTASISPLSSKLDAITDSLPLFLPEFTIIATFILVLVTGLLVKKEGKKGLPQATLPLLMLCGLGAAFYFLAGQWHILAEPADIFLQMAHADRLSVFMKGLFLLATAGTVIINRSYHRHPEHAARTPEFYLLLTGLLLGSMVMSMATNMLLLFLSIEIVSISAYLLTGFLRNARSAEAGIKYLIFGATASSLMLFGMSLLYGFSGTLTFTDSVFVQNLAEVPPIPVLIGNLLVLCGLFFKISLIPLHIWAPDVYEGGPLPAVALFSIVPKLAGLAVLLRFFAIIMSTASPLPDTMDWQTLLVFAGIATLLVGNLAALWQQSVRRLMAYSSIAHGGFMLAALLAYSDTGTESLLFYAAIYLIMNLAAFQWLAYFENKYGVRHVRGFAGLFRQEPLAAVCLLIVMIALTGLPPTAGFTAKLLVFGGLWDSYSATGQSALMALLLTGLFSTIAALFYYLKIPYFLFFRMPEKEHAVPAAAGGRDSKSGLWAGTIFTLPLLLFFVKADWLSDIIRMVNFVLQ from the coding sequence ATGCAACACACCGCGTCCATATCGCCCCTGTCTTCGAAACTGGATGCCATCACAGACAGCCTGCCCCTGTTTCTTCCAGAGTTCACCATTATAGCCACTTTCATCCTCGTGCTTGTGACTGGTCTGCTGGTAAAAAAGGAAGGAAAAAAAGGCCTGCCTCAGGCTACACTTCCCCTGCTTATGCTATGTGGCCTGGGAGCTGCCTTTTATTTTCTCGCCGGTCAGTGGCATATCCTGGCTGAACCTGCGGATATCTTTCTGCAAATGGCCCATGCAGATCGCCTCAGTGTGTTTATGAAAGGCCTTTTTCTGCTTGCTACCGCCGGCACCGTCATTATCAACAGGAGTTATCACCGGCACCCCGAGCATGCCGCCCGTACCCCCGAATTCTACCTGCTGCTTACCGGTCTGCTCCTCGGCTCTATGGTCATGAGTATGGCCACCAATATGCTGCTGCTCTTTCTCAGTATCGAGATCGTATCTATCAGCGCCTACCTCCTCACAGGCTTTCTGCGGAATGCACGAAGCGCCGAAGCAGGCATCAAATACCTCATTTTCGGCGCCACCGCCAGCAGCCTTATGCTCTTTGGCATGTCCCTCCTCTACGGATTTTCCGGCACCCTTACCTTCACCGATTCCGTTTTTGTGCAAAACCTTGCCGAAGTACCCCCCATCCCTGTGCTCATTGGTAACCTGCTGGTGCTTTGCGGCCTCTTCTTCAAGATCAGCCTCATACCACTCCACATATGGGCGCCCGATGTATACGAAGGCGGTCCCCTGCCAGCGGTAGCCCTCTTTTCCATAGTGCCCAAGCTTGCCGGGCTGGCCGTCCTCCTGCGCTTTTTCGCCATCATAATGAGCACAGCAAGCCCCCTGCCCGATACCATGGACTGGCAGACCCTGCTTGTCTTTGCCGGTATCGCCACCCTCCTCGTTGGTAACCTTGCCGCCCTCTGGCAGCAGAGCGTACGCCGGCTCATGGCCTATTCCTCCATCGCCCACGGAGGCTTTATGCTTGCCGCCCTGCTTGCCTACAGCGACACGGGCACCGAGAGCCTGCTCTTTTATGCAGCCATATACCTCATTATGAACCTCGCCGCCTTTCAGTGGCTGGCCTATTTTGAAAATAAATACGGAGTGCGTCACGTACGCGGTTTTGCCGGCCTTTTCCGGCAGGAACCCCTGGCTGCCGTGTGTCTCCTCATCGTCATGATTGCCCTCACCGGATTACCTCCCACCGCAGGATTTACCGCCAAGCTACTCGTGTTCGGCGGCCTGTGGGACAGCTACTCCGCTACCGGGCAATCGGCCCTTATGGCCCTTCTTTTAACCGGCTTATTCTCTACTATTGCAGCATTATTTTATTATCTAAAAATACCCTACTTCCTGTTTTTCCGTATGCCTGAAAAAGAGCACGCCGTACCAGCGGCAGCAGGCGGAAGAGATAGCAAAAGCGGGCTTTGGGCCGGCACTATTTTTACCCTTCCGCTGTTACTCTTTTTTGTAAAAGCAGACTGGCTGTCGGATATAATCCGGATGGTGAACTTTGTACTACAATAA
- a CDS encoding amidophosphoribosyltransferase codes for MSDEIKHECGIAMIRLRKPLSYYIEKYGSPTYAMNKLYLLMEKQHNRGQDGVGVANIKLNVPPGVRYISRYRSVDQQPIAHIFKKVSKKYKKAMKEGGDLFYDAKWLQQNCAFTGEVWLGHLRYGTHGENSIESTHPFLRQNNWRNRNLVMAGNFNMTNNDELFDKLVSLGQHPKERVDTITVMEKIGHFIDEEVEKQFTEYKKLGESNTKISELISDTLDLQRVLRRACKDFDGGYVMAGMIGSGASFVARDPAGIRPAYYYADDEVVVVASEKPAIKTAFNIDYSQIKSIERGHALIMNRDGSYEEKPYIEQLPKRSCSFERIYFSRGSDPNIYQERKNLGKYVVPQILKSINFDLKNTVFSYIPNTAETSFLGMMEGIEDYLVRQRKEVILDHKPHLDSLDDILSFKPRIEKLVIKDAKLRTFITDDEHRDELVAHVYDTTYEVIRKGVDTVVVIDDSIVRGTTLEKSILRMLDRLGPKKIVIVSSAPQIRFPDCYGIDMSKMKDFIAFRAALALLKEQGKEYVLEQVYDQCMAAKDDPDAPNFVKGIYDSFSYNEVSNKISDIVRPDDIKAEVEVVYQTVDNLHRACPQDNGDWYFTGEYPTRGGNRVVNRSFINFMEGKLVRAY; via the coding sequence ATGAGTGACGAAATAAAACATGAATGTGGCATTGCGATGATCCGTCTGCGCAAGCCCCTGTCGTACTATATAGAAAAGTACGGCTCCCCCACTTACGCCATGAACAAGCTCTACCTCCTTATGGAGAAGCAGCACAATCGCGGACAGGATGGGGTAGGAGTGGCCAACATTAAGCTCAACGTACCACCCGGCGTTCGCTACATCAGCCGTTACCGTTCCGTAGATCAGCAGCCCATTGCCCACATTTTCAAAAAAGTGAGCAAGAAGTATAAAAAAGCCATGAAAGAAGGCGGCGACCTCTTCTATGATGCTAAGTGGCTGCAACAGAACTGCGCCTTTACCGGTGAAGTATGGCTTGGTCACCTCCGCTACGGTACCCATGGCGAAAACAGTATCGAAAGCACACACCCCTTCCTTCGGCAGAACAACTGGCGCAACCGTAACCTCGTTATGGCCGGTAACTTTAACATGACCAATAACGACGAGCTTTTTGATAAGCTCGTGAGCCTTGGTCAGCATCCTAAGGAGCGGGTAGATACCATCACCGTGATGGAAAAGATCGGCCACTTTATCGATGAAGAGGTTGAGAAGCAATTTACCGAGTATAAAAAGCTGGGAGAGAGCAATACCAAGATCTCCGAGCTAATCAGTGATACCCTGGATCTGCAGCGCGTGCTTCGCCGTGCCTGTAAAGACTTTGACGGCGGCTACGTCATGGCCGGTATGATCGGCTCCGGTGCCTCTTTTGTCGCCCGCGACCCGGCCGGTATTCGTCCGGCCTATTACTATGCTGATGATGAAGTCGTAGTGGTTGCCAGTGAGAAGCCCGCCATTAAGACCGCTTTTAATATCGACTATAGCCAGATCAAAAGCATTGAGCGCGGCCATGCCCTTATCATGAACCGCGATGGCAGCTATGAAGAGAAGCCCTACATCGAGCAGCTACCTAAGCGCTCATGCAGCTTCGAGCGTATTTACTTCAGCCGTGGATCTGACCCCAATATCTACCAGGAGCGTAAAAACCTCGGCAAGTACGTCGTGCCCCAGATACTCAAAAGCATTAATTTTGACCTGAAGAATACCGTCTTCAGCTATATTCCTAACACCGCCGAGACCTCTTTTCTCGGTATGATGGAAGGCATAGAAGACTACCTCGTACGCCAGCGTAAAGAGGTTATTCTTGACCATAAGCCCCACCTCGATAGCCTCGATGATATCCTTAGCTTTAAGCCCAGGATCGAAAAGCTCGTAATTAAAGATGCCAAGCTCCGTACCTTCATTACCGATGATGAGCACCGCGATGAGCTTGTCGCCCACGTCTACGATACCACCTACGAAGTGATCCGTAAGGGCGTCGATACCGTAGTCGTGATTGATGATAGCATCGTACGCGGTACCACCCTGGAGAAGTCCATTCTCCGGATGCTCGACCGCCTCGGCCCTAAGAAGATCGTTATCGTTAGCTCAGCCCCGCAGATCAGGTTCCCCGACTGCTATGGCATCGACATGAGTAAGATGAAGGACTTCATCGCTTTCCGTGCCGCCCTCGCCCTGCTCAAAGAGCAAGGTAAGGAGTACGTGCTCGAGCAGGTATACGATCAGTGCATGGCCGCCAAGGACGATCCCGATGCTCCCAACTTTGTAAAGGGCATCTACGACAGCTTCAGCTACAACGAGGTCAGTAATAAAATATCCGACATTGTACGGCCCGACGATATCAAAGCCGAAGTAGAGGTAGTCTACCAGACAGTAGATAACCTGCACCGTGCCTGCCCACAGGACAACGGCGATTGGTACTTCACCGGCGAATACCCCACCCGCGGCGGCAACCGCGTGGTAAACCGCTCCTTCATCAACTTCATGGAAGGCAAGCTCGTAAGGGCGTATTGA